Below is a window of Rhipicephalus sanguineus isolate Rsan-2018 chromosome 9, BIME_Rsan_1.4, whole genome shotgun sequence DNA.
tctcagccACACTGCGTCAGCtagacaaccgccctctcacagaGGACAAAATCCTAGGGCACTGGCCGAGCCGGTCTACAGTGCGAGCGGCTATGAGTGCGTTGCTGCGGTACCTTCGATAAACCGGACCGAACGACAAGTTATGACTGGTCTCCGACAATGTTTTTAGCCAGTGCTACTGTGCTATTGTCATGACACTATAGCGTCGTTACAGACtctcttctcctctttcattctttcgcacgccctctccccttcccaagtacagggtagccaaccggagctCTTCCTGGTTAACCTTCTCCTCTTTCCTCTCCCTCGCTCTCTAAGAGTTTGTAGTATCTAGGAGCATGTTGGTGATCTTTAAAAATCAAATCCTCAAGACACGAACGCGATAGCCTAAATATTCGCTTCATATCGTGCAGGGTCGAACTCGCAAAGTGAGCCAGAAAGTAGCAGAAAATTTTCACTCTTCAAACGACTAAATCAAAGGTAAGACAAATGGGAGCTTTATGTGTCATTTTCTATTTCCAGGCCGGCGTTGCATGAATGAAAACAACAATGTAGGGTGCGTGGTATTGATCAAGGGCACTCAATATatgccgtattttctcgcatataacccacccctgcatataaccAGCACCCCTAACTataactctacaaaaagaaaatgaaaactgtGCATATAATTCCTGCATATAACACGCACCCgcactttttaagcacatttcccgttttttttttgtgtgtgtgaattatatgcgagaaaatatggtacatgtcatttttttttctataaacgCCACAAACGCCAAACTAATTTAGTTAGATTACCAGTTCGGTGCTTCCGACAAAATTCAGCAAACGGAAATAGAAATTTGACTAGCATTTCAGGCGAACGTAACGGCaactttctcaaaaaaaaaaaaaatgttttgcacAACGTGTGGAAATGAGGAGCTGTCTATTTTACTTTACTTCATTGAATACTTTAGGCCCTTAAAAAATTGAGCCCAGAAAAGCACATTCGAAAACAGGCCATCCCTTTTAAGCTATATACGCAAGTAATTATAAAAAAAGCACGATAATGATTCACGTTGAAATCTCCAATAGCTAGAAGATTGCTCATAAGATATTGGTGACGCTTTTTTGTTTTGAACCTACTAAACAGGCTACAGATATGTCGGGACTTGACTCCTGGtattgttctgaaaaaaaaaattatatagtACTACGCTTAAGTTTGTTCATTCCTGCACGgatactgtttttctttttttttttggtgttctGCTCAAGCCTTCTGTATtattgaatttcccagcaataaaccagtggCTGTCAGTTCAGCGCCATCTCTGCCGTTTTATCACCGTCTAATATCTAGCGCTGTTTGTTTCCGTCTTTGCCACTTCTATAGTTAATGAAGCAATTGAAATCTAGAGAACGAAGTCTCTGATGAatgaaatattaataataataatttttggcgtttaacatcccagaAGCATGACAGTTCGGCACGACAGTTCGGCATCCCTCATGATTATGtaggatgccgtagtggagggctctgatttcgaccacctggggttctttgacgtgcacttaaatcctagtacacgggcctcaagcgttttcgcctccatcggaaatgtgaccgccgcggtcgggattcgatctcgcgacattcgggtcagcagtcaagcaccataaccactacaccaccgcggcgggtctgaATGAAATCTTGCTTCTTTATGTGGATGGATTTGCTGGCATGTGGATGTCCGGTATTTTATACACGGAATGATATTGTTTCGCGTACATTAAAGTTGATATTTGCTATACTATACGGATCCTGCGCAGGACTCAGTCACGAGGTCACGAACCTCCTTTGCTCCTTACCCGTGGGTCATTCTATGTGATGTCAAAAATTATAAAagtagtaaataaaaataaacaatccttttttttttcagatttcagAAACATGTCTAGCCTGCGCGTGGCCGCGTCGGTGGTGTTATTGTTCTTCACTCTGGCTCCACTCGAAGCGGCTGCCCAGCTGAGAAATCTTACCTTCAAGATTCACAACTTCACCACGAAGGTATGTCCTGATATGCGAGAGCCGAGGGCCAACTTATCAAGCATCATGCAAAACTTGGGAGAAACGAGCTAGCCACGAAACTTTCCTCATTACACCGATATCACCATTAACGAACAGACGTTCGCCTATAAACCAGGGTCCCTATTCACAAAACGCTATTGCGGCAGTAAAGTttgtatgaataaaaaaaaaatggggacaGCTAGGCCAGTGCAtcagcgacacatccgtgtatctttccagaaaacagcgtgatttcctttgtagtagataAGGGTCTTGGGGGTGGCGAAACCTGTCACGAGGTCATGAATGTCATTGCGCACtcgcttagtttgtttcataagggtggtgCATGTTTCAATAagccagttgttagtctgcgatcgtcctgtccacttcgtttctggtgtctcgtccttagcgcagttataaattttttcaaCTAGGCACTAGTGGTACGAAGACTGAAAAAGCAacagagctggtggcgttgccctcttcttttccttcctcctcaccctcacttccctttcccaccccttgctatactatactatactatactatactatactatactatactatactatactatactatactatactatactatgcatggctatgcttcctctctctttttctccttttctttctttctatttctctctctctctgtacttgttcgcTTGCCCATCACAGTTATcgcgtcccacgccggacaaatcggcgcacgtgttctggtagcgacgatgaagacgaagaggacgaaaagagcgcgtgccggttcatgataatgagAGTTCTCTGGTGTGGCCACACGACATCATGAAAAGCCGAACGGATCCGCTGCAAAACTGTCCAACAGATGCGGCGAACGTATTAGCGAAGACCGCCTCACAAATCGTTCTTCACTCGGAagacgttgttacgaaccaaAACGTTACTGCATTTGATTCCAGATTCTCCGACTCCCGCATCCGCGTTTAATGCAATCATACGTAGTCTTAGCCTTACTCGTCACCTGTCAGCGTAGCCTGCGCAGGTGAGAAGTACACATTCCTAAAAGCCTGATGAAGCAAGCGCCTGTGTCATAGTGGTTGGCTGGTGGGGGCGTCGGACTTCGGCAGTAAAGGCACATTGTTTAAAGTGGGCTGTCGAAACATTCTAAACATTTTGATTTATATTTATCCGGTGCAGACATGCGCTGCGCTGGCATTATTCGCATGTGAGTGCGCGAGTGTTTAAAATACATGCATTCCGTGTGCGACGTGGTTCGCGGTTTGTTGTTACAGGTTGACCATTTCACGTACCGCAACAACGACACCTTCCAGATGAGGTATATCGTGGCGGACAAATACTGGAACAGAGACAAAGGAACGATCTTCTTCTACCCCGGAAACGAAATGAGGATCGAACCCTTCGTGTACAGCACGGTACGTTTTGACGAGACTGAAAAAAATGACGAAgaaaaaattcggtagatcccactcattctgggagtcgatgtcatgcaaAGCGGTAGGCGTTTAGTAGCATttaccaagtttttttttattgctttgagtaAAATGTTGAGAGTTGGACCGACTTCTTTCtgcattttgagtagttatgGGCATATCGTGGGGAGGTCTgtagcaaggaattttttttccgacgcgggggggagggggagaatcACTTGGTGagggccttgactatttgagaaaagcgCATATGTTAAGAAAATTACATATTTCAGGAAGCAACAATTGAGGGAATTTGAGGGGAGAAGCTCCATAACGGGATCACGTAAAGATTTTTGAAAGTATGTCAACatcgttcctgggttgatacaaactATAAAACACCTAGCTGCGGCTCAaacccgcattccatgggccgtggtatacgggtatgtgccacacgtgactgaatgAATGGGTttcagtaataatatctggggtttaacgtaccaaaaccacgatatgattatgagagacgcagtagtggaaggctccggaaatttcacaaGGTGGAAGTtctcgaaagaagaaaaagaattcgTCCACACCACTAAAACACGAAGCTACAGCGGAAACCCATAACTTCATGATTTCTTTCATCCATAAAGTATTCCATCGGAAAAAGCCGTACGAATTTCCTTTATAACTATGTGCTACAGTCAGACGGATCGCAATTTTAcctcaccaaaatgttacgaaacGAAACCAAACTTCACCAAAGAAACTCAACCGATCAAAACTCGACCGAACCGAAGCAAGCATAACGAAATTGAACCAGGCCAAACCAAACCTAACCTAGCTTAACCATACCTAACCAAACCAAACCCAACCCAGTACAGCCTAACCTATCTAACCACCATCGTTGCTTCAAGGGAAAGATCATGCACGCACATGCCATAAACTCCCCGTAAATTAGGGAGGGCCAAGAGTGTGCAAATTGATTTAATTGATTACTGCATTGACGcttcatcatttatttttatgCCGTTTCTTGTAATGACAAACACGTTTCATGGCTTCATACTGCTATGAAACGGTGAAACACAGAAAATACACGAATATGCGTTCTCTTATTAAGCGGCGCCGTTTGATAATGATGAATCCTTGCCAACAACTCAATTGTCAGTCTTATTTCATATCGTCATGTGAGCCGACACGATGGTCTATGTCAAACGAATGTCAGTTTTCCCGGTAGGCTAAGTAGGTAGACTATTGATTCTTCTGTTGTGTGCAAATTTTGCTTGTCGTCTTTCCTGTCCTTTTTGATCATTACCAAGAGCCAATCTTTCTCAAAAGCTGACGGCAGTATTATATTTAAATCACTGAGTTAAACAATTTCGCACACTGTGACGTTTCACACAGGGTAGATATGCTAGTGAATTTCTCCGGATCGGTAGCAATTTGAAATATAACGTATACAAGCAGTTTCAGGAGGGTAAAGCGAGATTGGACAGATAACCTTTTTTTCTGATGTGTAGCTTCAAAACTTGATCTTTCCTTTTTATTCTGCTGGTTCCAGGGTGTTATGTGGGAATGGGCCAAGTACTTCAAGGCTCTGCTCGTGTTCGCCGAGCATCGATATTACGGCGAGTCTCTGCCCTACGGGGAAAATTCCTTTAAGGCAAGTGAAACAGCTGTACCTCGCGGGATGATACGATGGACACAATTATGGCGGCGTGAAGAAGAATTTAACGCCAGTGATAAGTTTTCATAACTCATCATTTCCCGCAACTACCCAACAAACTTGTCTCTCCGCCTCCGTATGTATTACTGGGACCAGATCATAATCATAAGGTCGGCATTCCACCAAGCAGATCTAACTCCTTCTTCAATCATTTGTACCACGAACTTCCAATGAGTGGAACCGCCTTCCTACCTCGACGATCACCATCGATGATCACCAGTTATTCAAGAGCCtcatagctaacattgtataactATAAGAACTTTCCTCGTCACGTTGTCCAACCTGCATTTAAGAAACGCCATATCTAATATTGTTGTCTAGGTGCCATTTGTTTTTGTATACATTTTTGGTTTGCTTTATTAACTCCTGTGCATTGAATTAACCCGTTTTGGTTGTAGCCATTTccctatatcaggggtctcaaactcacctcagctagcgagcCGCAGACATGAAATCCAGTCCCACAAGGGCCCGGCACAGTGGAAAGTGTtggagcggggggagggggggggggagtcgacACTGAACAACATTTCACCTAAAGTTGCCACTTAAAAGAACGCCTttttttcccatatctcatatatggctcatttctgaagggtattgggcgtcaggattcgagaaagatATCAATACTGAGCtctagaatgactgaaatctggacgcagatTCGGAAATATAGATATTTTGTACCGCGGTTATGTTCCAACACATGGTGATCGTATAGGGTACCTCACGAGAGAAATGCCTGAGACCAGACCCGTCTCTTCAGCTTACCCTAACAAAGCGTTCTTAATCGCAACAGGCGCGAAAGGAACGCGAGtataccatttagcaaagtcccAAAACTTCATTTGTTgcgaagccgcgggccgcgtgtttgagacccctgcccatATAATGCCGTATTGGCTATGAGGGTAtgttaaataaaaataataaaaaatattacaTTGAATTACAGCGTCACCTTGATCCCGTTTTTCATACACTTTTTAAAGGGTCCCtgaaaccagggtgtcggaacgaaatgtttttcgtttcggttttagtttcgttccaccgcaaaaagttccattccgtttctgttccggaacgaaaaaaaatgttccgtaacgattcgtaacgttttttttattcaaaaatttgaagttaaggtaatcacaaagaacattggatttgtgatgtagttacctgccctcctcttaggaaagtgggacaagggtaaaacacgttcttcggaggaacggaagtaactgtaccacgaattcctaccaactagcacaaaccagtattaatttcaaagtcatagtatttattttctcaaaagaaaaatacgaattttttagtaggctcaatgctttgtgtcaagggagtgagcatgacctcagaagcagcacgtcattgagtgtactctctgatgtgcgagaccggtgttctgataaaaagatcgccaggcctgcgcggaacacgccgcacagtcacaacaaaagctggaagagcggacttggTAGAGCtcgttggagagtctcttggggtaataatacaagtacacatgcaaagtacctactacgccataaagcatcccaatttttctgaagtagagaagtgcccactatgccatatttCGTCATTCTTCGAAGTCTCGTGGTACAtgctacacatttgtaaggcattatgtgaactttgtgctgtggctgacgacgatgaagaattatgattgagcactttgcagtgggtaggAAGCAGCGTAGCGGAATGGGCGCCTACATTCcgtttcaattccattgcggggaattagaacttgccgcaattccattcctttcaattcctcggaatgaaaaaacgtagcccattcgcactctgggaacgGCCGGGCAGTTCAGTTCCAATCCTGTAATCCTTCTTATAAAAAAAAtctgtaattttttcttatatcagcGATAGCGgccacggacaccggcggcagcggacaactatggctccaaaatcagctgttgtgatctcatagcagcttttgctgtgacaaacttcagcgccgacaatgccctctctgtGATGgcttgcgtgacaggcacgcaaaagtccacttgcgttaatataaacatctctggttgccactgttcttgttttttgcacaatttcaacatatctttgctttggaattcctgcctgaggtacgcgctaacactgtaccctgagatatgctcagaATGCATGAGCTCGGTTGCTCcggattgggaagttttctcgtgaaccgaaaaacgattgaaaaaatttcggtttcactccggaacgaaataatatataaagtttcggttacgttttcgttgcggtcgaaaatatcgtttttttttttcgtttttcgttttcggttttcgttccgatcCGACACCCTGCCTGAAACAGTTTCCTGCAACTACATAAGCGGTCGAGCCAAAACTAGAGTAAACCATCTGCAGTTCAAGCGAAGGACAttgtatcaaggcagctacaATCGATTGAAGCTTACCCTCCTCCGAagccatttttgtttgtttgttgtcaaCATTTTCGCCGAGTGTTCAGGGTTAAGCTCCGACCGTTAAACGTTCTCGCGGTGGTCCGCCTACGTTGTCAACGGGATCAGCCGGTCAAGAGAGATCGATGATATGATTAGCATAGAATCCTGCATAACGCATAGCTACAAAATGCCGGCATTAGCCGTGTGTCTGACCCGTTGAGAtgctgtgtacacaattgtgcacaccACTCGTTTTTGCTATTTACATCGCCCAGCTGCTAAGAATTATGCATTGAGATttcgatgaattgaacctcccgcATAATTAATTTGTCTTCATTGTAACTTGATTTCgaagtgtactgttgcatatgatcactttgctgaaggcactaccacgttcgtcGAGTCGCTGGAGGTGTCGCTTCCCGCGAGCCAAGTCAGAAGTATAATATTTCTTTGTTCATAATGAACATAACGGAAAACGAGTATGCACTACATTTGTAGCCTCATATTTCATGCTATTTATGCAAAATCAGAACaataatgacttcagaataaagagAGATGTAACTACAACTTGATTAggattaattactataacagacataaattaacgtattgtgacattatttttgttgcaggaGAAtgtcgagtgccttgaaataacgtaaCGATTGGACGCGTTTATGGACGGTtattcataggtggcgtctgaaacggctaaaaaaaaaagaaaactggccaCTCGGTTCATTTGTATTCCTTTCATCTTTTGCATTAATTTGTTCATCTTTTAGGATCTGGAGCACATGGCGTACCTGTCCAGCGAGCAAGCCATGGCTGACTACGCCGCACTGTTGACATGGCTCAAGAACAACCTCGCAGGAGCCAAGAACAGTCAAGTGGTCGCATTTGGCGGCTCTTACGGAGCCATGTTAGCCGCGCTGATGCGGGTCAAGTACCCGTACATTATCGACGCGTAGGTGCCCGTTTGATTGTTTTCTACTCAAATAGCGGGACGTGGTTGGCTGAGTAATATCGCTCGAGGCATGCGTGTAGTGTCGTCATACGACGACCTTGCGATGACTACATTGAGGATATGCATGGGTGGATTGAGGACATTGTGCGtgtttccttacttgtgtctgtgTTTAGTGCTGCTTCTTCAAGATGTTTGCCTGACCTCTTCTGCACCCGCTTTCTCTTATGATATGAAATCAAACCGTAATTTTCCGGCTCTCTAGCAAACTGAGGAAAGTCTTGCACATATCCCTCGTCGTGGTAGAAAAAGCTCGTCGTCAATAATAAAGATGTACAAACAAGAAATGCCTTTACGTATGATTATGTGGCCAGTTTGTCGAAGGACGTACACCTGAGCCAAACGATATGATTAACAACTGCATGCGCTCGAGTGTAAATAGACAAATATTACTCTTAACATTTGCGGGGATATTATAATGTTACGTACAAGATATAATTTTCGACTCCAGGGCACGAAGGCCACGCTCAACAAGATTTATAATACGAAGCCAAAAACCGGTTTCTCTGCATGTTAGATACCCTGACGTAATGTCATTGTTATGAAGGATTCATCTATAAGAGTAACAGAAGCTGCGCTCAATCGCATCAGTAAACAGTTTGAATAACCACAATCACATTTGGTGCCTCCAAACCCCGGTAAGCGCTCATACGGCTGTAAATCACTTTCGGGTTGTGTTAGCTACTGCAAGCAGTTTAATAAGTAGTTTAGCTGGCGGATTCTGACGAAGATGAAGATGGCGAGGGTGTAGGAAGAGTTGTGAGCATCTTCACTGCCTTCTCCCAGTGCTCTGGCAAGTAGTGCCCCCTTCAGGATGTTTCCCGGACTCGGATCATGCGACCGGTTCTACAGAGGCGTAACGCAAGCTTTCCAGAGGTCGTCCTGGGGATGTCCCAGGGATGTGTCTCGTACCTGGCCCGTGCTCGACAAACTGGGATCAACACGTGAGACCTTCGCTGTTAGGTCATTGTTAGACTACAGAACTCATAGATTTTGTTCTTGGTAACGATAATGCGTTTTACTGTCAAATAAATACAGTGTTTTATACCATATTACTAAGTTGACAATTCCCGCCTGTATTAGTCATATgtagcctccagcatttttaataatatcgcgcgagcgtcgaccgcacgcagtatcagcgccttacaacggcgataatctgcgagactcgcagcagtacgcgcaggcgcacgaagcagcgctagcgaaagcgtcgtctgccacgctgttcctttcaggacgatGCACGCCCTACCACAATGACTGTATTAGTCTCCTtagataaaaaaaggaaaacaaaagcggtGTGAACAAAACCATGCGCACAACTTAAACCGTGACCTACCGATTCATGTTCTCTTCATTTTTTCCTGTGATTGCAGTCAAAGAAACTGCTCAAAGTTGATGCGCAGggaaatttgaataaaaaaaaagtaatacacaagAAAGATGAGTGCTAGTATTGGCAGCAGCGCATGCTGTTGAAtgcaaacgtgaaaaaaaaaagcaaaacgttcgtgacgtttctatctgcgattgtgcgcactccgggcgcctttaacaaagaaagggagtgtttcatcctgaaaggaacagcctggcagacgacgctagcgctgcttcgtgcgcatgcgcgtactGCCGCtagtctcgcagattatcgccgttgtaaggcgctgatactgcgtgcggtcgacgctcgcgcgatattattaaaaatacTGGAGGCTGTACGTTTATCCTGCAATAATTCTCATCGCGATTAGCAGCacgttgtaaataaataaataaataaataaataaataaataaataaatagcgctATATTAAGGCACCCCCATTTGTTCGCTCACATATGCACTCAGAGGACGACACGTGCTCTCTCGTACTGAAGCGACATGATTCTTGACTAGCGTTATGGTCCATGAACTTCGTTTCTTCAACACTCTGTTCCGACACACTGTGGAATCATTTCGTCTGTCCCATCGCATACTGATCGTGTAATGCCACGTTCTCTGTTTCGTGTTGCATGACGCACGGCTCAGCGGAAGGCTGCAAGACGCTGCAGGAGAGGTTTCGCACGTGTCACAACCTCGAGCCCAGCAATTACCCGGAGTTTCGCGATTGGATCCGACACGCGTACTCAATACTGGCCATGATAAACTACCCGTTTGCCGTAACGGCCCGTGGAACCATTCCGGCTCATCCTGTCAAGGTAAATGTCCGTACTGCATCACGAACAGGgtgggtccctcatgcattcgcgtaaggcgactcgaaggcgaaagccatcttctttttcttctcagtcgatgtattgaccctcccccgccccctcagaaagctttctgcacctaacgcggttttgcactgtctccaggatcggatgcattgcaagctttctgcacctcatccggttctgcactgcctccgtggttggcccacctttgaccaagcgacggtgtcatgtgatgacgtcaccattatGCGACACGATATGGGACGTCACAatgacgccatggtgacgtcatagtgatgtatTGATtctgtcacaaattttggcgacatcCGGTCCATCCTGTAAATGTCACGCCTGGAGCTGCAGCAGTCCTTGtgccccagtggcgtagccagggggagcgGGGAGGTTTGGGGGTGTCAAGCCCCCCTTCgaaattttttaattttgcatgcacgcacgcacgaatatgcATAAAGCATggttaacaccccccccccaaaaaaaaaaaaagataaataaataaaaaattctgGCTGCGGTACTGTCGTATGCGCTGCGTCTCTTCGGTCAGGGAAAGAGACCGTTACTAACTTGGCTTACAGCTCGATTGTATGAGTGTGACTGTTGTCTACGCTGTCTAATAGTGCAACGTAAGACACCAACTCAATACTTGGCAGCGAAGTAGTGAGACACAGTAACGAATTTCGCATTGTTCGGTCAGGAAGCAGGAAAGAGAAAAGGTCTACTttcagattgattgattcattgccTAACTGACTATCTGATTGATGCGGTGTGATTGTGCAATCTAATAAAATAAATCATTCGGGCAAATAACGGAAACGGCATAGCTCAGGGAGCTTGGTTTATTTGGCCGTCAGAAGTCTTTATGTTGAAAGATTTCGGTACCAGAGGTCCTGTGTCCTGGAATAGCTACTTATGGTATATAGTATAACGCTGGTATTGTGGACCGCACAGTCTTTGCTTTGACGCAATTATTAATCTCAGCTAACGCTTGCCGTCCGCTAAACGACATTGCCTTAATTGTTCAACTTCCATCCAATCAATGGGTTGATCACCTATTTTTTTAGGTTGACTGGGTGGAATGAGTATTGTGTATTATTTCAGACTATCAAGCTAAAAACAAGTAAGGCAATGTTGTTCAGAGGACGGTAGGTCAATATTACTCAACGCTAGCGCACCACCATACGGTCAAAGCCATCATTTAGTCAACATCTGGTAGCACTAACTAGTGCTGGTAGCGTGCGAGTAAATAGGGTAGTTCGGTCATAAATCGTACCCCGTTACACAACAGGGCGGAATAGACTCGGGAAAActagtaaaaaaaaaggtagtccCGCAACTCGTTTGCCGGTTACTCATGTCATGGCGTTTGCTTCGTCTCGCTTTTTACTGCTATACCCGCAATAAAGCAGGATATCTATAGAGCATAACCATTGCCATGAATGCAATAACCCTTACCTCTCAAAAGTAATCAAAAGTAATCACGGATCACCCTTCAATTTTTTGGGGCACATTTTTCAGGTCATATCTTTGCACATGTTTTCCGTCATCGTCTCTGCGCACGTTCGATGACTGCTCAAAGCTGAAATGTCGTTGTCGCTTTTCGCTAAACACATAAGCGTTTCGGGCCAAGCGATCGAGGAGACGACCTTAGTCAATCCGCTTGCGAGGAGCAGCGGATTGACTTGAAATCTTGAAAGCCACGTGTAACACGGCTTTCGAGATGCAGGCACAGACACACCCCAACTCTAAGCGTAGCGTAAAGATTATCAGCGCTTAGGCGTCAGCCGTTCTGTCTCCTCTGGGACATACGGCAGGATCTGATACGAGCTACCGGTTGATCCACACAAGCGATAGCTGCCTTCGCCCTTAACTAGAACGGAAAATGAGCGAGTCGAGCTAGAAGCCGAACCTAATCAAGTGAACCCGGCCGAGTTTACATAAGCCGCTAGCACGTTGAGTCAGATGTCGGTCCGACCCGACCGCATTCATATAAACCCTTGAACTTTGTTCTGGCTTACTGAGATCGACCGCAGCAGTGCCAAGCGTCCGGGCGAGACAAGTGAGGAGGCGAGCAATGCTTCCGAGCAGACAGTTTCTGCGTAATGCCAAACCGACTCAACAGCGTTTACAGGAGCCCTGCCTGCCGGATCGTGTTGAGTGAACCTG
It encodes the following:
- the LOC125759902 gene encoding lysosomal Pro-X carboxypeptidase-like yields the protein MSSLRVAASVVLLFFTLAPLEAAAQLRNLTFKIHNFTTKVDHFTYRNNDTFQMRYIVADKYWNRDKGTIFFYPGNEMRIEPFVYSTDLEHMAYLSSEQAMADYAALLTWLKNNLAGAKNSQVVAFGGSYGAMLAALMRVKYPYIIDAALASSAPFRMFPGLGSCDRFYRGVTQAFQRSSWGCPRDVSRTWPVLDKLGSTPEGCKTLQERFRTCHNLEPSNYPEFRDWIRHAYSILAMINYPFAVTARGTIPAHPVKVDWVE